From Vreelandella neptunia, the proteins below share one genomic window:
- a CDS encoding bifunctional adenosylcobinamide kinase/adenosylcobinamide-phosphate guanylyltransferase codes for MQLFIGGACAGKRDAVAARFPTAKWRRLDTDKPFSDSQQTLIADTPLVITGVLEWLGASLERDDNDTLRQQWQSDMAALCQRAEELNAPLIIIANEVGRGIVPMQPEQRRLRDLNGWFVQDATAQAEQVWYVRHGLVMAVK; via the coding sequence ATGCAGCTCTTCATCGGCGGTGCCTGCGCTGGCAAACGCGACGCCGTAGCCGCACGCTTTCCCACTGCGAAATGGAGGCGTCTGGATACTGATAAGCCCTTCAGCGATAGCCAGCAAACGCTAATAGCCGATACGCCGCTTGTTATCACAGGTGTGCTTGAGTGGCTTGGGGCTTCCCTCGAACGTGACGATAACGATACCCTGCGCCAGCAGTGGCAGAGCGATATGGCAGCACTCTGCCAGCGCGCCGAAGAGCTAAATGCACCGTTAATCATCATTGCCAACGAAGTTGGCCGTGGGATTGTGCCCATGCAGCCCGAACAGCGCCGCTTACGTGACCTCAATGGCTGGTTCGTTCAGGATGCCACTGCCCAGGCTGAGCAGGTGTGGTATGTGCGGCATGGTTTGGTGATGGCGGTTAAGTAG
- a CDS encoding ABC transporter ATP-binding protein, with the protein MSVLATRDLIIDVPGREGGTPLNLTVEPGQVWGVLGPNGAGKTTLLHTLAGLHAPRSGSVQLNESVLGQLRRRHIAQCLGLVFQDRQDGFPATVLETALIGRHPYLSPWQMEGAEDYARAEDALERLDVAHLRDRLVSTLSGGERQRVAIATVLTQAPNVWLADEPTNHLDLHHQSAVMALMAEQANQGQAVIMCLHDLNLAARWCDHVLLLYPNGEACWGTRDSMLVPSALENLYRQKLAVVEVDGAPVFVPIKG; encoded by the coding sequence ATGAGCGTACTGGCTACCCGAGACCTCATCATCGACGTGCCGGGACGTGAAGGTGGCACACCGCTTAATTTAACTGTTGAACCGGGACAAGTGTGGGGTGTGTTGGGCCCTAACGGGGCGGGTAAAACCACGCTGCTGCATACTTTGGCGGGGCTGCATGCCCCACGTTCGGGCAGCGTTCAGCTCAACGAGTCAGTGCTTGGTCAGCTGCGCCGCCGGCATATCGCCCAGTGTTTGGGGTTGGTGTTTCAAGATCGCCAGGATGGGTTTCCAGCAACCGTGCTGGAAACTGCGCTGATTGGTCGTCACCCTTATTTATCGCCCTGGCAGATGGAGGGGGCTGAAGACTACGCTCGTGCGGAAGACGCCCTTGAGCGCCTGGATGTGGCGCACCTTCGCGACCGTTTGGTAAGCACACTTTCCGGCGGAGAGCGCCAGCGTGTGGCCATTGCCACGGTACTGACTCAAGCGCCCAATGTGTGGCTGGCCGACGAACCCACCAATCATCTGGATCTTCACCACCAGAGCGCCGTGATGGCACTGATGGCAGAACAGGCCAATCAGGGGCAGGCGGTCATCATGTGCTTACACGACCTCAACCTGGCTGCCCGCTGGTGCGACCATGTGCTGCTGCTGTATCCCAATGGCGAGGCGTGCTGGGGTACTCGGGATAGCATGTTGGTGCCCAGCGCGCTGGAAAACCTCTACCGCCAAAAGCTAGCGGTGGTAGAGGTGGATGGTGCGCCGGTGTTTGTGCCGATAAAGGGGTAA
- a CDS encoding ABC transporter ATP-binding protein, with protein sequence MRLTTEQLAWSVHGTPLLTDVNLTVEPGQTFGLVGPNGSGKTSLLRLLAGLNKPKSGRVLVDHQPMHTLKQRAIAQYIALVEQQADTTDRITVRQVVSLGRTPFLSALRPWSTEDDAIVAQALRDVDMAHMTDRLWHTLSGGERQRVHIARALAQQPKILLLDEPTNHLDIRHQLSILELVRQLPITVVISLHDLNQAMECDRIGVMDSGRLIDSGQPQDVLTANRLEQTFGVHARVIDDPADGKQIMLFRSAI encoded by the coding sequence ATGCGATTAACGACTGAACAGCTTGCTTGGTCGGTACACGGCACGCCACTGCTGACTGACGTCAATCTTACCGTCGAGCCCGGCCAAACCTTTGGCCTGGTGGGGCCGAACGGCTCGGGAAAAACCTCCCTGCTGCGCCTGCTGGCAGGCTTGAACAAACCCAAGTCTGGCCGGGTGCTGGTTGACCACCAGCCAATGCACACCCTCAAGCAACGGGCAATCGCCCAGTACATCGCCTTGGTGGAACAGCAGGCCGACACCACCGACCGGATTACCGTGCGTCAGGTGGTCTCGCTGGGCCGCACCCCCTTCCTTTCCGCGTTGCGGCCTTGGTCAACTGAAGATGATGCCATCGTGGCGCAAGCGCTGCGCGACGTCGATATGGCGCATATGACGGATCGGCTTTGGCATACCCTGTCGGGCGGCGAACGCCAGCGCGTGCATATTGCCCGGGCGTTGGCACAGCAGCCTAAAATCCTGCTGCTAGATGAACCCACCAATCATCTGGATATTCGCCACCAGCTGTCGATTCTAGAACTGGTCAGGCAACTACCGATCACGGTGGTTATCTCGCTACATGATCTTAACCAAGCCATGGAGTGTGACCGCATCGGCGTGATGGATAGCGGCCGCTTGATCGATAGCGGCCAGCCCCAAGACGTACTCACCGCCAACAGACTAGAGCAGACGTTTGGGGTACATGCGCGTGTGATTGACGACCCTGCCGATGGCAAGCAGATCATGCTTTTTCGGAGTGCGATTTAA
- a CDS encoding bifunctional adenosylcobinamide kinase/adenosylcobinamide-phosphate guanylyltransferase has product MIVFVSGGARSGKSDIAEQWVVDAAASSPCYYLATAEVYDEEMAERVARHQQTRNGQSETVQWITIEAPLAIDQALVEVPDGSAVLLDCVTLWASQVLYASRLCEEEGLALLANALAEARARSLYLVIVSNDINEALPPTDAETWRYLAFLQRAHCWIAAEADSVLEVVAGCAIKWKHQDWKHEKEVNV; this is encoded by the coding sequence ATGATTGTCTTCGTTAGCGGCGGGGCGCGTTCCGGCAAAAGTGATATCGCCGAGCAATGGGTGGTAGACGCCGCGGCTAGCTCACCCTGTTATTACCTGGCCACTGCTGAGGTGTACGACGAAGAGATGGCTGAGCGGGTGGCTCGACACCAGCAGACTAGAAACGGCCAGAGTGAAACCGTTCAATGGATCACCATAGAAGCACCGCTGGCAATAGATCAGGCACTCGTCGAGGTGCCTGATGGCAGCGCGGTGCTGCTGGACTGCGTAACCCTCTGGGCCAGCCAAGTCCTGTACGCCAGCAGGCTATGCGAAGAAGAGGGCTTAGCGTTGCTGGCTAACGCACTGGCTGAGGCCCGCGCGCGCAGCCTTTATCTAGTGATTGTCTCCAATGATATTAACGAAGCGTTGCCGCCTACGGATGCTGAAACCTGGCGCTATCTGGCGTTTCTTCAGCGGGCTCACTGCTGGATAGCGGCAGAGGCCGATTCTGTACTCGAAGTGGTCGCAGGCTGTGCCATTAAGTGGAAGCATCAGGACTGGAAGCATGAGAAGGAGGTAAACGTTTGA
- the cobS gene encoding adenosylcobinamide-GDP ribazoletransferase, with translation MKNALFGVLLALQFLTRVPIPIAVPWTPDTRRWAVRAYPLVGLMIGSVLALTAFAMHSVPTPITALAILSVWVALSGGLHLDGVMDIADALGSNQPLARRWEIMKDPQIGSFGMLALLFLLAWKGVLLWALLTYQAPLWWLLVVPALGRWAGVALLVLTPCAQPKGLAWSWQQSLSGQDVALALLPLALIALLAPPVVLIGLTVMVFVVLMRWFMLRLFNGINGDMVGATIEGGELWLLILLWSWWQFATVSPLGI, from the coding sequence TTGAAAAATGCCTTGTTCGGTGTGCTGCTGGCGCTGCAGTTTCTGACCCGAGTCCCGATTCCAATAGCCGTTCCCTGGACGCCCGATACCCGGCGCTGGGCAGTGCGCGCCTATCCATTAGTGGGGTTGATGATAGGGAGCGTACTGGCGTTAACAGCGTTTGCTATGCACAGCGTTCCCACGCCGATCACCGCGCTGGCGATATTAAGCGTGTGGGTGGCGCTCTCGGGTGGGCTGCATTTGGATGGCGTCATGGACATCGCCGATGCGCTGGGCAGCAATCAGCCGCTGGCGCGCCGCTGGGAGATTATGAAAGACCCACAAATCGGCAGTTTTGGAATGCTGGCGCTACTGTTTCTGCTCGCCTGGAAGGGCGTGCTGCTGTGGGCATTGCTCACTTATCAAGCGCCGCTCTGGTGGCTGCTGGTGGTGCCCGCGCTAGGGCGCTGGGCGGGCGTTGCCTTGCTAGTTTTGACGCCTTGCGCCCAGCCGAAAGGCTTGGCTTGGAGTTGGCAACAGTCGCTTAGCGGCCAGGACGTGGCGCTCGCGCTATTGCCATTGGCGTTGATCGCACTGTTAGCCCCGCCAGTCGTATTGATAGGGCTAACGGTCATGGTTTTTGTGGTACTTATGCGCTGGTTTATGTTGCGACTGTTTAACGGGATTAACGGCGATATGGTAGGCGCCACCATCGAAGGAGGAGAGCTTTGGCTACTGATCTTACTGTGGAGCTGGTGGCAGTTCGCCACGGTATCACCGCTTGGAATTTAG
- a CDS encoding histidine phosphatase family protein — protein MATDLTVELVAVRHGITAWNLERRYQGQQDIPLLFPDAEDGLLALRDALVDEQFDAIYSSDLNRCQQTLAWAEVAKANVPLSLEPRLRELDFGEYEGKVYDELKDLPHYRAWIDSVGELQIPGGESAAQLRERLDAWLHDLATNGRVDGHKKILAVTHGGVIRELRRRFETIHFWDGTVLQAQGRRWQLIYQQDEHGKGEWQCSSSSAVPALANATP, from the coding sequence TTGGCTACTGATCTTACTGTGGAGCTGGTGGCAGTTCGCCACGGTATCACCGCTTGGAATTTAGAGCGCCGTTATCAAGGCCAGCAGGATATTCCGCTGCTGTTTCCCGATGCTGAAGATGGGTTGCTGGCACTGCGTGACGCGTTGGTGGATGAGCAGTTCGATGCCATCTACTCAAGCGATCTTAACCGCTGCCAGCAAACCCTGGCGTGGGCAGAAGTAGCCAAGGCCAACGTGCCACTATCGCTTGAACCGCGCCTGCGCGAGCTCGATTTTGGCGAGTACGAAGGCAAAGTTTACGATGAGCTAAAAGACTTACCCCATTACCGTGCCTGGATTGATAGCGTGGGCGAACTGCAAATTCCCGGCGGTGAATCGGCGGCCCAATTGCGAGAGCGTTTAGACGCTTGGTTGCATGATCTGGCTACGAATGGCCGCGTCGACGGCCATAAAAAGATTCTGGCCGTCACCCATGGTGGCGTGATTCGTGAGCTGCGCCGCCGCTTTGAAACGATTCATTTCTGGGACGGTACTGTGCTCCAAGCCCAAGGCAGGCGCTGGCAGCTTATTTATCAGCAAGACGAACATGGAAAAGGGGAATGGCAATGCAGCTCTTCATCGGCGGTGCCTGCGCTGGCAAACGCGACGCCGTAG
- a CDS encoding TonB-dependent receptor domain-containing protein, translated as MNLRFHITAKRAAFSMAALPLAFHIQAEAQYAETTTDLAMLDPVVVTAALAPRTANESLSSVSVLDEATFRRQDPISLTDLLRGQPGVDVTSNGSFGKNSSVYLRGAPSDASVLMIDGIRLRSATAGGAAFQYLDPRMFDRAEIVRGPRGSLYGADAVGGVIQLFTPDGDEEGPQPRISVGGGSFNTQRLSAGVSGREGGTRYSFAASHFNTDGQPIRRGGEDKGYDNTSALARVAHTFESGAEVGVLAMRARGNNEYDGGENDFVQQVAGVYAELPVTDTWQSRLTLSEARDELDTIDNFGASVIDTRTQTARWQNNIQFGAHELIAGAEISEDRVSSTNDFDVTSRDNKAVFTQGLLDFSPFALQASLRYDDNEAYGDEITGSLAIGYDLDSYHTLRASVGTAFKAPSFNDLYWPDSGNPDLNPEKSETVEVGVRGQYNQWFWDLAAFQNDYDDMIAWAPTSSGLWAPQNVNSARIRGAELSSGVEVNDWTLQAAFTYLDPEDRATGNRLARRATQSVRLDADRELGDWSLGGSLVAQSYRYDNTTNTQRLGGYGLVNLRAGWRFAPLWSARVTLENAFDKEYSTTRDYINAGRAGFLSVHFGQ; from the coding sequence ATGAACCTCCGTTTCCACATTACCGCCAAACGGGCGGCGTTTAGTATGGCTGCTTTACCGTTAGCCTTTCACATCCAAGCCGAGGCGCAATACGCCGAAACAACGACCGATTTAGCTATGCTCGATCCTGTGGTCGTGACCGCTGCGTTAGCGCCCCGCACCGCCAACGAAAGCCTCTCTTCCGTTAGCGTGCTGGATGAAGCGACTTTCCGCCGCCAAGACCCCATCAGCCTGACCGATCTTCTGCGCGGCCAGCCGGGGGTTGATGTCACGAGTAATGGCAGCTTTGGCAAAAACAGCAGCGTTTATCTACGCGGGGCGCCCAGCGATGCCTCCGTGCTCATGATTGATGGTATTCGGCTGCGATCCGCTACGGCGGGCGGTGCTGCATTTCAGTATTTAGATCCGCGTATGTTTGACCGTGCTGAGATTGTGCGCGGCCCCCGCGGTAGCCTTTATGGTGCGGATGCCGTCGGCGGCGTGATACAGCTTTTTACCCCTGATGGTGACGAAGAGGGGCCGCAACCGAGAATTTCAGTCGGCGGTGGTTCATTCAATACCCAGCGGTTAAGCGCAGGCGTTTCAGGGCGCGAGGGGGGCACGCGTTACAGCTTTGCCGCTAGCCATTTCAATACCGATGGCCAGCCCATTCGTCGGGGTGGTGAAGACAAAGGCTACGACAATACCTCGGCGCTAGCCCGTGTTGCGCATACCTTTGAGAGTGGCGCTGAAGTCGGCGTGTTGGCAATGCGCGCACGTGGTAACAACGAATATGACGGTGGAGAGAATGACTTCGTCCAGCAGGTGGCAGGCGTCTACGCTGAGTTGCCGGTAACTGATACCTGGCAGAGTCGACTGACCCTTAGCGAAGCCCGCGATGAGTTGGACACAATCGATAATTTCGGCGCCTCCGTTATTGATACCCGCACACAAACCGCCCGTTGGCAGAACAACATTCAGTTTGGCGCTCATGAGTTGATCGCAGGCGCTGAAATTAGCGAAGACCGCGTTTCAAGCACCAACGATTTTGACGTTACCAGCCGTGATAACAAAGCAGTGTTTACCCAAGGGTTACTCGACTTTTCGCCGTTCGCCCTTCAAGCAAGCCTGCGTTACGACGATAACGAAGCCTATGGCGATGAAATTACCGGTAGTCTGGCGATAGGTTACGATTTGGATAGCTACCACACGCTGCGTGCCAGTGTGGGCACCGCATTTAAGGCACCGAGCTTCAATGACCTATATTGGCCGGATTCGGGTAACCCTGATCTCAATCCAGAAAAGTCTGAAACCGTCGAGGTGGGCGTTCGAGGCCAATACAACCAGTGGTTCTGGGATCTAGCTGCCTTCCAAAACGACTACGACGATATGATTGCCTGGGCGCCAACGTCGAGTGGCTTATGGGCGCCGCAAAATGTTAACAGCGCGCGTATACGCGGCGCCGAGCTGTCAAGCGGCGTCGAGGTTAACGACTGGACACTCCAAGCTGCCTTCACCTACCTGGATCCGGAAGACCGGGCAACCGGCAATCGATTGGCGCGCCGGGCCACCCAGAGTGTGCGTTTGGATGCAGATCGGGAGCTTGGCGATTGGTCGTTGGGGGGTTCCCTAGTCGCGCAGAGTTACCGTTACGATAACACCACCAATACCCAGCGTTTAGGAGGCTATGGGCTGGTTAACCTGCGCGCAGGCTGGCGGTTTGCGCCACTCTGGAGCGCTCGTGTTACGCTAGAAAATGCCTTTGATAAAGAGTATTCAACCACCCGTGATTACATCAACGCTGGCCGAGCAGGGTTCCTGAGTGTTCACTTTGGTCAATAG
- a CDS encoding DUF6500 family protein has protein sequence MRPELREKIAAVCAHKINTKGEAVGLSFYAFFANKNDDPELLMEVATWWRGTHKLDHFEKALKIKQMIEAGC, from the coding sequence GTGAGACCCGAATTGAGAGAAAAAATTGCTGCCGTCTGTGCCCATAAAATAAACACTAAGGGGGAGGCGGTAGGGCTTTCTTTCTATGCTTTCTTTGCAAATAAAAATGATGATCCAGAGCTTCTTATGGAAGTGGCGACATGGTGGAGAGGAACCCACAAGCTGGATCACTTTGAAAAAGCGCTAAAAATAAAACAGATGATTGAAGCTGGGTGCTAA
- a CDS encoding Yip1 family protein has translation MVNHVWGLLHHPEREWYKISEEHESVSHLYAHHVLLLAAVPVVCALIGTTQVGWTYGGSETYKVSLANGIALGVAFYALMLVAVGIVGSMIHWMARRIENRPSRRDCIIFAGYIATPMFLCGVFALYPAFWFCVLGMVIGLLYSTYLLYKGTPSFLGISHKQGFILSTTTLGIGVLVLEALLVVVVLLWSMGTDHSVVWHLFR, from the coding sequence ATGGTCAATCATGTTTGGGGGCTCCTCCATCATCCTGAACGGGAGTGGTATAAAATCAGTGAGGAGCATGAGTCTGTCAGTCATCTCTATGCTCACCATGTTCTGTTGCTCGCTGCCGTTCCTGTTGTCTGTGCCCTGATAGGCACCACCCAGGTAGGCTGGACTTATGGTGGTTCGGAAACCTATAAAGTCTCTCTTGCCAACGGCATTGCCTTAGGCGTGGCTTTTTATGCGCTGATGCTAGTGGCAGTAGGTATTGTGGGCAGTATGATCCATTGGATGGCTCGCCGAATTGAGAACCGACCTAGCCGCCGCGACTGTATTATCTTCGCAGGTTATATTGCGACACCGATGTTCCTGTGTGGCGTTTTTGCGCTCTATCCGGCTTTCTGGTTTTGTGTGCTGGGTATGGTGATCGGTCTGCTCTATAGCACCTATCTGCTCTACAAGGGAACGCCCAGCTTTCTGGGAATCAGCCATAAGCAGGGATTTATTCTGTCTACCACGACGCTGGGCATCGGCGTTTTGGTGCTGGAGGCACTGCTTGTCGTCGTCGTGCTTCTTTGGAGTATGGGCACGGATCACAGCGTGGTTTGGCACCTTTTCCGCTGA
- a CDS encoding cobalamin-binding protein: MASVASAHEHSRCVVDDRDREVCLHNAARRIATLSPGATELTYAAGAGDQVVAVVSYSDYPPEAKQVASVGSHTRIDLEKLVGLAPDLVIGWVTGNPAEQLETLEALGMPVFYIEPRDVEGVASTIERLARLAGTETAGQAVADNFRNTMAAIEERYRDREPVTTFYQVWDEPLMSVNDQHLIGQVVEICGGENVFGEQARLVPRIDDEAVLAANPEAIVAGGMGEENRHWLTHWEQYPNLTAVAEDNLFFVPPSLIQRPTPRLMEGTQILCEKLDIARQKRGRS; this comes from the coding sequence ATGGCGTCTGTTGCTTCTGCACACGAGCACTCGCGATGCGTAGTAGATGACCGTGACCGTGAGGTCTGTCTTCACAATGCTGCTCGGCGTATTGCTACGCTCTCACCTGGCGCAACCGAGCTGACTTATGCGGCTGGCGCAGGAGATCAAGTGGTCGCCGTCGTCTCGTATAGCGACTATCCCCCGGAAGCCAAACAAGTGGCGTCAGTGGGCAGCCATACCCGAATTGATTTAGAAAAGCTGGTGGGGCTTGCTCCCGATCTAGTGATTGGTTGGGTGACGGGTAACCCCGCCGAACAGCTTGAAACCCTTGAAGCCCTGGGCATGCCAGTGTTCTATATCGAGCCCCGCGATGTAGAGGGCGTGGCCAGCACCATTGAGCGCTTGGCAAGGTTGGCAGGCACAGAAACAGCGGGACAAGCAGTGGCCGACAATTTCCGCAATACCATGGCGGCCATTGAAGAGCGCTATCGGGATCGCGAGCCGGTAACCACATTTTACCAAGTGTGGGATGAGCCGCTAATGAGCGTTAACGACCAGCACCTGATCGGCCAAGTGGTTGAGATTTGTGGCGGTGAAAATGTATTTGGCGAACAGGCACGCCTGGTGCCGCGTATCGATGATGAAGCCGTGCTGGCAGCCAATCCAGAAGCGATTGTGGCCGGTGGCATGGGGGAAGAGAATCGCCACTGGCTGACGCACTGGGAACAGTATCCCAACTTGACGGCAGTTGCGGAAGATAACCTCTTTTTTGTGCCGCCCTCACTGATTCAACGGCCCACGCCGCGACTGATGGAGGGCACCCAGATCCTCTGTGAGAAGCTCGATATCGCCCGCCAGAAACGTGGGCGCAGTTAA
- a CDS encoding NAD-dependent epimerase/dehydratase family protein, which produces MRILFTGGSGKAGRHATAYLRDQGHRVTNLDWVASDVPGIATLKTDLTDAGQVFNACQAYAGFDELEPGTGVPRYDAIVHFAAIPAILHRPDNETYRINTLSTYNILDAATKLGIPKVIFASSETTYGVCFADGEQKPDYLPVDEEHPTVPQDSYAMSKVVNEATARSFQARSGIDIYGLRINNVIEPHEYRQNFPAYMDDPALRRRNIFAYIDARDLGQMVDCCLKTDGLGYQVFNVANDDLSVSLSNAQVIERFYSGMPIKREMSEFETFYCIDKARRLVGFEPRHSWREELEQ; this is translated from the coding sequence ATGCGCATCCTATTCACCGGCGGCAGTGGCAAGGCTGGCCGTCATGCGACCGCTTATCTTCGCGATCAAGGCCATCGAGTCACTAATCTGGATTGGGTGGCGTCTGATGTGCCCGGTATTGCTACCCTGAAAACCGATCTGACCGATGCTGGGCAAGTGTTTAATGCCTGCCAAGCCTACGCTGGATTCGATGAGCTGGAACCCGGCACCGGCGTGCCGCGCTATGATGCGATTGTTCACTTTGCGGCCATACCCGCCATCCTGCATCGGCCAGACAACGAGACCTACCGCATCAATACGCTAAGTACCTACAACATTCTTGATGCCGCCACCAAGCTGGGCATTCCCAAGGTCATCTTTGCCTCTAGTGAGACCACCTACGGTGTCTGTTTCGCTGATGGCGAGCAAAAACCCGACTACTTGCCCGTCGATGAAGAGCACCCCACCGTGCCTCAAGATAGCTACGCCATGAGCAAGGTAGTCAACGAAGCAACGGCACGCTCCTTCCAGGCGCGCTCGGGCATCGATATCTACGGCCTGCGCATCAACAACGTTATCGAGCCCCACGAGTACCGTCAGAACTTCCCAGCCTACATGGACGACCCTGCCCTGCGTCGCCGCAATATCTTCGCCTATATCGACGCCCGCGACCTGGGCCAGATGGTCGATTGCTGCCTGAAAACGGATGGCCTCGGCTACCAGGTGTTTAACGTCGCCAATGACGATCTGTCGGTTAGCCTGAGCAACGCCCAGGTGATCGAACGCTTTTACTCCGGCATGCCTATCAAGCGTGAAATGAGCGAATTCGAAACCTTCTACTGCATTGATAAGGCCCGTCGTCTGGTCGGTTTCGAACCACGCCACTCCTGGCGGGAAGAGCTGGAGCAGTAG
- a CDS encoding FecCD family ABC transporter permease, with protein sequence MLARLGLPLSLLLLAALASLILAMGVGSAQLSPAQIWQVLMGDNVQGQGDALARTMVIELRLPRALSAFAVGGLLAVAGALMQVLLRNPLADPYVLGLSGGASIGALAAMLGGLGGLAISGSAFGGALFSTFLVFGLAHGSGGWTPSRLLLTGVVVAAGWGAVITLMLAMSPAERLPGMLYWLMGDLSYARTPWPPLLLLLATCVVLIPLGRSLNVLARGPQQAAALGVAVRPLEWCIYIAASLLTAAAVTTAGSIGFVGLVVPHMLRLLLGNDQRLILPACALAGGTLLVLADTLARTMIAPEQLPVGVITALLGVPTFLFLLYRSR encoded by the coding sequence ATGCTCGCACGCCTGGGTCTGCCGCTGAGCCTGCTACTTCTAGCGGCCTTGGCTTCGCTGATCCTCGCCATGGGTGTCGGCAGTGCGCAACTCTCTCCTGCGCAAATTTGGCAGGTGTTGATGGGTGACAATGTGCAGGGCCAGGGCGATGCCTTGGCGCGCACCATGGTGATCGAGCTGCGCTTGCCCAGAGCGCTAAGTGCCTTTGCGGTGGGTGGCTTGCTGGCGGTAGCCGGTGCATTGATGCAGGTGTTGCTGCGTAACCCCCTGGCAGACCCTTACGTGCTTGGTCTTTCCGGTGGCGCCTCGATTGGCGCACTGGCAGCCATGCTGGGAGGGCTAGGCGGGCTGGCGATTTCAGGCTCGGCATTTGGCGGCGCGCTATTTTCGACGTTTTTAGTTTTTGGTTTGGCCCACGGCAGCGGCGGTTGGACGCCTTCGCGGTTGCTGCTAACGGGCGTGGTGGTGGCAGCGGGGTGGGGCGCAGTGATTACCCTAATGCTGGCGATGAGCCCCGCCGAACGTCTGCCGGGTATGCTCTACTGGCTCATGGGCGATCTCTCCTATGCGCGTACGCCTTGGCCGCCGCTACTGCTGTTACTGGCCACCTGCGTGGTGCTGATTCCGCTTGGGCGCAGCCTGAATGTGTTGGCCCGTGGCCCGCAGCAAGCCGCCGCGCTGGGCGTTGCCGTCAGGCCGCTTGAATGGTGTATCTACATTGCCGCCAGCCTGCTGACTGCTGCGGCAGTGACTACCGCAGGCAGCATTGGCTTTGTCGGTTTAGTGGTGCCGCATATGCTGCGCCTGCTGTTAGGCAACGACCAGAGGCTGATACTGCCCGCCTGTGCGTTGGCGGGGGGCACGCTATTGGTGTTGGCGGACACACTAGCCCGCACCATGATCGCTCCGGAACAGCTGCCCGTAGGCGTGATCACTGCGCTGTTGGGCGTGCCCACCTTCCTGTTTCTGCTCTACCGGAGCCGCTGA